In one window of Microbacterium natoriense DNA:
- a CDS encoding iron chelate uptake ABC transporter family permease subunit has translation MTSRSDTAAPPTRLPRRGARAAGGMFILLAALALTVVLSLSVGANPLSLEAVSTTLRGQGTAETDYILFDLRIPRTVTGLVAGAALGVAGALIQAFTRNPLADPGILGVNAGAALAVALGVSVLGLRDASQFVWLAFLGALVVTIAVYLIGSSGRGSADPLRLTLAGVALGAVLSGITTGLSLSDPDAFESMRSWNAGSLLGRGYDVILPVLPFVVTGLVLALTLAPGLNAVGLGEDVARAQGANVVGIRIGVVIAVTLLAGAATALAGPISFIGLMVPHVIRWTFGVDQRRIVPLSAVLAPVILLLADVLGRIIIAPAEVPVGIVAAFIGAPVLILLARRRSASAL, from the coding sequence CTCGCTCCGACACCGCGGCGCCACCGACGCGGCTTCCTCGACGCGGCGCGCGTGCGGCCGGGGGGATGTTCATCCTCCTCGCCGCGCTCGCGCTGACCGTCGTGCTCTCGCTCTCCGTCGGCGCCAATCCTCTCTCTTTGGAGGCCGTGTCGACCACGCTGCGCGGCCAGGGCACCGCCGAGACCGACTACATCCTCTTCGATCTGCGCATACCCCGCACCGTCACCGGCCTCGTGGCCGGCGCCGCCCTCGGCGTGGCAGGCGCGCTCATCCAGGCCTTCACACGCAACCCGCTCGCCGATCCGGGGATTCTCGGCGTGAACGCCGGCGCCGCGCTCGCAGTCGCCCTCGGAGTGAGCGTCCTCGGACTGCGCGACGCGTCGCAGTTCGTGTGGCTCGCGTTCCTCGGGGCGCTGGTCGTCACGATCGCGGTCTATCTGATCGGGTCATCCGGGCGGGGCTCCGCCGACCCTCTGAGGCTCACCCTGGCCGGGGTCGCGCTCGGCGCCGTGCTGTCGGGCATCACCACCGGCCTCTCTCTCAGCGATCCGGACGCCTTCGAATCGATGCGCAGCTGGAACGCGGGGTCGCTGCTCGGACGCGGCTACGACGTGATCCTGCCGGTGCTCCCGTTCGTGGTGACGGGCCTCGTCCTCGCCCTCACCCTCGCGCCCGGCCTGAACGCGGTCGGCCTCGGCGAAGACGTCGCGCGCGCGCAGGGCGCGAACGTCGTCGGCATCCGCATCGGCGTCGTCATCGCCGTCACACTCCTCGCGGGTGCCGCCACCGCTCTCGCCGGCCCGATCTCGTTCATAGGACTGATGGTGCCGCACGTGATCCGCTGGACGTTCGGCGTCGACCAGCGAAGGATCGTCCCGCTCTCTGCAGTGCTGGCTCCCGTCATCCTTTTGCTCGCCGATGTTCTCGGCCGCATCATCATCGCCCCGGCAGAGGTGCCGGTCGGGATCGTGGCGGCGTTCATCGGCGCGCCCGTACTGATCCTCCTGGCTCGTCGTCGCTCCGCGAGCGCACTGTGA